A genomic stretch from Homalodisca vitripennis isolate AUS2020 unplaced genomic scaffold, UT_GWSS_2.1 ScUCBcl_4684;HRSCAF=11018, whole genome shotgun sequence includes:
- the LOC124373037 gene encoding keratin-associated protein 4-5-like, producing MRAASVATSNCCHSRCHLELLSCCVSATISLAASVATFNCCHSRCHLELLSCCVSATIPLAASVATFNCCHSRCHLELLSCCVSATISLAASVATSNCCHSRCHLELLSCCVSATQPLAASVAISNCCHSRCHLELLSCCVSATKPLAASVATSNCCHSRCHLELLSCCVSATKPLAASVATFKLLSLPLAPSLKVQITEPKNIP from the coding sequence ATGAGAGCAGCTTCTGTTGCTACCTCCAACTGCTGTCACTCCCGCTGTCACTTAGAACTCTTGAGTTGCTGCGTCTCTGCAACAATATCTCTAGCAGCGTCTGTTGCTACCTTCAACTGCTGTCACTCCCGCTGTCACTTAGAACTCTTGAGTTGCTGCGTCTCTGCAACAATACCTCTAGCAGCGTCTGTTGCTACCTTCAACTGCTGTCACTCCCGCTGTCACTTAGAACTCTTGAGTTGCTGCGTCTCTGCAACAATATCTCTAGCAGCGTCTGTTGCTACCTCCAACTGCTGTCACTCCCGCTGTCACTTAGAACTCTTGAGTTGTTGCGTCTCTGCAACACAACCTCTGGCAGCGTCTGTTGCTATCTCCAACTGCTGTCACTCCCGCTGTCACTTAGAACTCTTGAGTTGCTGCGTCTCTGCAACAAAACCTCTGGCAGCGTCTGTTGCTACCTCCAACTGCTGTCACTCTCGCTGTCACTTAGAACTCTTGAGTTGCTGCGTCTCTGCAACAAAACCTCTAGCAGCTTCTGTTGCTACCTTCAAACTGCTGTCACTCCCTCTGGCTCCCTCGCTAAAAGTTCAAATAACGGAGCCTAAAAATATACCATAG